The stretch of DNA TCATGTTGTTAAAATATTTGTTCTTAGTTGCCGGAAAGATTTATTTAGtgttaaaaaaatatttttagaattCGTGCAAACATAGGCAAGTGTGGTTTTGTTTTTAAGATCTTGTCATAAGAAAGACAATGATGCAACCTAAATTTAATTTTGATACTCGGTTTAATAATTATTGCTTTTTTAAATTCCAAATTTACATGCATGTGCGTAACATCACATAGCTGTCCTTCTTGCATGCACATAATCTTTCTCCACCTACAGCGTTGATTTGCAGAAACAGGAAACAATCCACCTCACAAACGGGCCTAATTACAGCCCATAACGTCGTCTGCATCTGGGGTCTGTGTATATGGTAAGTGTTAATTGGGATGCAATGCCTGCCTCTTAAGAGCCAGGGCGTTTAACTTATATAGCAATGATCGAGTACAGATTGGTTAGGATTATACGCGTATCAAACGCAACCGAATAGAAGACGCAGCTCCTAAAGATAGAAGAGTACACGCCAAGAAAGAAAGGCCCTTCTATTTATAACATAAGGATTTCTATCTTTTAACACCCCCCTCAATCTGGACGTGTGAAAACTAAGTTCAGATTGTCCCAAAATTGTGTGAACGCCGGTCCTGACAAGGGTTTGGTGAAAACATCATCAAGTTGATCTTTTGTTGAGATTGGCCGAATGTCAAGTTGTTTAGCTGCAACCCGCTCACGGACAAAATGATAATCAACCTCAATGTGCTTGGAACGCCTGTGAAAGATAGGATTAGCCGACAAGTATGTGCCTCCAAGATTGTCACACCAGAGCGTTGGTGATCTCAGCTGAGGTATTCCAAGCTCCCATAACAAGACCTGTATCCAAATAAGTTCAGCGGTCGCATCTGCTATTGCCTTGTACTTTGACTCAGTACTTGACCGTGAAACAGTGGACTGTTTTCTTGAGCTCCAAGACACAAGATTATCACCAAGAAATATAGCATAGCCCCCAGTACATCGACGATCATCAGGATTTCCAGCCCAGTCAGCATCTGTAAAAGCACTAAGAAGATGAGAACCAGCCTTCACAAACCGAAGACCAAGATCATAGGTTGCATGTAGATATCGTAGAATACGCTTCACTGCAGCACAATGAATAGTGGTCGGTGACGCCATATACTGACAGACCTGATTAACATAGAAGGACAAATCAGGCCTTATCAACAAGAGATACTGGAGGGCacctgtcagggatagatcccctaggtaccgcaaagaagctacccgtgaggaaaaaaaagtctgattcctactagaattccactgtaatcctttTAGGACTAAtaccttataatcctactagaactcgtatcttgtaatcctactaggaatcccATCCCTTGGGATATATAAaagagggcagggatacctagataggcaaagaaccaacagagagcagccaatagGCAACTTAACatccaagcgcagggcgcaatatacaacaccccaaaacaggacgtagggtattacgctactctagcggcccaaacctgtctaaatttgtgtcttctGTCCTtacgttcaccttcaagtttcagATCCGGCGAttcctcaccaaataatcacctaccttagggtatctctaggtaggctgacggtaaaaacaccgacagctggcacccACCATGGggccgatcgtcgcgatcattgggcgaatttgaaggacctcttcatcaacatcaatccactcaaggtggcggattgctacttcatacatatgcatcggcggatcgattcatcgagttcgagatcggatccttcagcgaacggctacatcgaccttgactactcggctcgacttcacctcacgctgcaacgtcgatgcaccgcggccgccgacctcgatgacccggttcaacttcggcttgtgccgcaatgtccgcgcgcagcagcgacgagttcgactacttcaacttcgTGAGGAGGCTCGGCTGCCCGctagcgactacttcgacttcgcgagaaggctcggcggcctgccggcgatcacttcgacttcgcgaggacgatcggcagcccgtcgacgactactttgactactcgtctcaactagaaactagtcgagggcgagcctcacagcaacgactacatcaacaaCTCATCtcaacttgaaaactagtcggaatcgactcggactagtcgagcttcatcaacaaaccgtcgcagctccatcaacgaggtCCATGGCTTCATCGATATTCAtccatgaatcaagctaagtgacttatatcttttccgacttgttcttcacaagatcggctaccttttttggtacgcctctcgacgggcatgaaaccctcgggggccacaccatgatcgactacctatctgtgtacgactctcgacgggcattgaaaccctccagagctacacttcgccgactacctatccatgtacatctctcgatgggcattgaaaccctccagagctacacttcgtcgactacttttgcgcattgcacatcctctttgtcgcatgacgagtACTTtttgctcgttgtctcctcttaacggtagctaatctactcgagtagcaaatgccttaatccgtaaAACCTCaagtctccagtcatgacctaagcgacccgtcctgtatgagcgaaggcaagagacctaagcgacttgtacatgctatgggcgaaggctaaactggaaccgggtgaacgtaaagggtggactactcgggagatttaaatggcctaaaaatgAGCTGGACACAACAATTTTTACAcaaaataaattttggtgtcttcacattattactgagtactactcggtatcttcgcattatgctacataatgtatgcattgtctttttttaaATCAAGCTTCGGTAACAACCCTCTAGGCAGCACGGTGTGCCATCACAATtctgctagttcccaggctcgggggctgggcgatgcacactactcgacatggctccttcggctctcctggctcgtaagctcgagGGCTGGACgtcgcaaaactactcgaagatgactcatatgaagactgagagtgcagaagaaaccctaagtcaccgcgcggttaaataaaccagcgggaggctcaatttcactgtgcagaaggcgaagagtttttctcgggatttcagagtaacaccaatgccacaattcttggatcctttttccgaacctaagtgttttggattcaaggctcgggggcgcaggatacgtgtcatcgactacttatttttcgaatgtaCTCGAAAGATAAGAAAataagattcaagactaatttgaccctcagcctgattcttcgattcaacctaaggcttgggagctactccatatggagtgcgattttccaatgcaccccatacaaaagaagacttgaagctattcggggcatgagcacctcatagcctcgatgcaaccaaggaagtactcgaagaagaccttcaagacggagtttcagaagaagtcgaagactactttaGAAGTATtcgaaatgcctgcagtactcggctatgaagtgctcgggggcttgtcagggatagatcccttGGATACTGCAaagaagctacccgtgaggaaaaaaaaGTCTAATTCCTattaggattccactgtaatcctattagaactcataccttataatcctactaggactcctaccttgtaatcctactaggaaccccatcCCTTGGGATATATAAAAGAGGGCAGGGATACTTAGATAGGCaaagaaccaacagagagcagccaataggcaactcaacacccaagcgcagggcgcaatatacaacaccccaaaataggacgtagggtattacgctactctagcggcccgaatgtgtctaaatttgtgtcttgtgtccttgcgttcaccttcaagttctagatccggcgatccctcatcaaataatcacctaccttaggatatccctaggtaggccgacggtagaAACACCGGCAGCACCCATAACGCTTCGATATCTTGTTGCATCCTCAGAAGAAAGTAACTCGCCACCATCTAGAGACAGTTTTTCAGTAGGTAGCATGGGCGTCGGCACTCCTTTTGACGCGGTCATGTTGGTTCGGGCCAGAAGGTCTCGGGTATATTTGTGTTGTGTTAAAACCAAGCCGTTAGATTGATGAGACACCTCAATACCGAGAAAATAATGAAGGGACCCTAAATCCTTGACTGCAAAATCTTCTTGAAGCTGCTGTAGCAATTTATCAGTCGCTGAGGAGGATGAACTAATGATaatgatgtcatcaacataaaccAACATGTAGAGATGGATATGGTCCCTGTTAAAAATAAACAGAGATACATCCGCCTTGGACACTATGAAACCCAACTGTATGAGCTTGGTACTAAGACGGGAGAACAAGGCGCATGGCGCTTGTTTAAGGCCATATAACGACTTATCCAACTTGAAGATATGATTAGGATATTGATCATCAACAAATCCTGGAGGTTGATGCATGTAGACTTCCTCATTCAACACACCATGAAGAAACACATTTTTGATGTCAATTTGCCAAATGCTCCAGCCACGAGAGACTGTAAGAGAGAGTAATAACCTGATGGTAGTAGGTTTGACCACGGACTGAACGTGTCAGCATAATCTACACCATATTTTTGTTTAAATCCTTTGGCCACTAAATGAGCCTTATAGCGATCAATAGAACCATCTGGCTTATGCTTTAATTTGAAGACCCATTTGCAATAAATAATATTGAGGCCATCACGTGGTGGAACGAGATGCCATGTCTTGTTCTGAATGAGAGCTTGGAATTCTTCTTGCCTCGCTTGGCGCCAAAGTGGATGAGCAAGAGCAACTGTATGAGACACTGGTTCAGCTTGCACGGTGACTGTAGAATAAGTGACAGTACCGTCGGTACGAATTTTGGGGCGCCTGATATTGTTCTGAAGACGGGTGCCGTACTGATGAACAGGAGTCGCAGCAGGAATATCACCAGTAGCAGCCATTCCGGAGGATGTGGGCTCCACAGAATCATGCGCCAGAGTGTCAGCAGGAGGTATAGCAGGCGAAGATGTCGCATCGCAGGAGTCATCCATACACGGAGCAAGTACCAGTGGACAGCTTTGGTCGGGTGCAGCCGAGGCAGGAACGGGGGATGAAGattcccgaggcgcaatgatgGGCACGTCAGCGGGAGATAGCACCTGCTCCTGCAAAGTTTGCTCCGCAACCGGGAGTGCAACCCCGAAGATGCTGCGGTACTTGTATTCGCCGAATTttctgcgtccaaggggttaGCAAACACAGGAGATAATTGCACAAAATCACGCTGCACATTGGAACTGCTCTCATTAAAATGCAATTTGTGCATGAAATTACTTGGAGATAAATCTGATGATGTTACGGGACCAGGAGAAGATAACTTGTCAAAAGGAAAAACATGCTCATCAAATATGACGTCGCGAGAGATGTAAACTCGGCCGGAATTAGGGTCTAGGCATTTATATCCCTTGTGGAGCGCACTATAGCCGATAAAAACACATTGTTTGGACCGGAAGGAAAGTTTTTGTTTTTGGTAAGGATGGACGTTGGGCCAGCAGACACAATCAAACACACGGAGCATAGAGTAATTTGGTGGTTTGTGGAATAACCGTTTTAGGGGACAAGTATTATCTATGACACGAGTGGGAATGCGGTTAATAAGGTATGCAGCAGTAAGAAAAGCCTCATCCCAAAATTTCAGGGGCATGTGAGCATGAGCGAGGATGGCCAGGCCAGTTTTGACTATATGGTGGTGTTTTCGTTCAGCAGATCCATTTTGCTTATATGTATGGGGACATGAGACACGATGATCAATACCAAGGGATTTAAAGAAGGTGTTATGCATTTTCTGATACTTGCCACCCCAATCGGATTGCACGCATTTGATCTTAGTATCTAATAGGCGCTCAACATGGAGTTGAAATTCACAAAAAATGTGTGGGGCTTGAGTACAATCATGCATCATGTAAACCCAACAAAATTTGCTAAAATCATCAATAAAGCTAATATAGTATTTGAAACCACCAACAGATTGTGGAGCAGGTCCCCAAACATCAGAAAAAATCATTTGCAAAGGTGCTGTAGATTGATGAACCAAAGTACTATAAGGAAGTTGATGACTCTTTGCTACTTGGCATGCACTACAGACAGGAATACAAGACTCTCTAGGGAACAAAATATTATTTAAACGCAAAATTGACTGAACAATTTGAAAGAAGGATGTGCTAGTCTGGCATGCCACTGAACACGACCAGTAGACTTGCTTAACAGGGCTTGATTGAGTACAGCACCATCGCAAGCCTTGATTGGATAAAGATCAGCCTCACACCGCCCGTCCGGAGGCTTGTCCCCGTCTGCCGATCCTTAATGGAAAAATGACAAGGGTGATATTCAAAATAGACGTCATTGTCACGAGCAAGTTTATGAACGGAAAGTAAATTTTTAGAAATTTTAGGGACATGCAAAACATTACGCAGTGCAAGTGAATGAGAAGCAGTTCTAAGAGAAGCGTGACCAGTATGCAAAATATTCAAACCTGTGCCGTTGCTCACATGAACTTTGTAGCCACCATTGTACCGCTCACGAATAGCTAGACGATCGAGATTGCTTGTAATGTAGTCAGTGGCTCCTGTATCTGAGTACCAATTTTGGTCGATCTTGTAGGAGGACATAGCAACCATCGCAGAGGGGTCTTCACGGAAAGACTCATCCATCCGATGCCAGCAACGAACAACAGTATGACCTTCCTTGCCACAGATTTGGCAGGAGGGACGTGGACGACGGTCACCAGAAGGACGAGAAGGTGCATCGCCACACGAAGAGGGAAACCGACCCCTGCTGGAACGGCCGCGACCACGATTGCGGCCACGAAAATTACCACCGCGACCAGCAAAGTGTGCTGATGACGCCATATTTAGCTGCTGTTTAGAATGATGCCTGAGTTGACGGGCTTCAAACGTCATTATATGGGCATATATGTCATCCAAGGTGAGAGACTCCTTTGTTGTCATAGATGTGACAAAGGAATCATAGTCCGGACCTAGGCCGGCAAGTAGATACACGATCACTTCATCATCAGAGAGAGGTGAGGTGGCAACAGCAAGTTCAGATGCCAATCCCTTGATGCGTCTTCTTGGCCGTGGCCAGATCAGCACGGATCTGGACAACGTGAGCTCGTGTAGCGGAGCCGAACATACGTTGCAGCTTGTCCCAGGCATCTTTGGATGTACCAGAATCGACGACATCAGGGAGAATTTCCTCAGACATGGAGGAGAGAAGCCCACTCAGCAATTGTTGATGTTGATTGAACCACTTGACATACTCTGGATTGGACACCAGTTCGGCGCCATCAGCAGATGAAGAAGCGATCTGCTTGGAGGGTGCCGAGAtcgtgccatcaagaaatcccaaCAATTGTGTGCTGTGAAGATAGGGCAGCAGCTGGCCACGCCAAATCAAATAGTTGGTCTTCGTCAGACGAACGGTAACAGCATGGTGGAGGGGAATTGGGGCAAAAGAGGTCGCCATGAATGACGATAGGAgagaggaggtggaggagcaggtggtggaggaggaagaTTGGGTGGACATTGGTCAAGAAAAAAATCCTTGGCTCTAATACCATGTTAATTGGGATGCAATGCCTGCCTCTCAAGGGCCAGGGCGTTTAACTTATATAGCAATGATCGAGTACAGATTGGTTAGGATTATACGCGTATCAAATGCAACCGAATAGGAGACGCAGCTCCTAAAGATAGAAGAGTACACGCCAAGAAAGAAAGGCCCTTCTATCTATAATATAAGGATTTCTATCTTTTAACAGTAAGCAGGGTGAGATGTGTAGGGGAGAAGATATTTTTATTGTTAAAATAAGTGATTATTGGACTGGGGAGATGAGCTGTTGGATTGGATGTAGCTTGTAGGGCACAAATCCTCAACTCCTTTTTGTATGTCAATATAAAAGGTATGATATTCGATGAACATTACAATTGCAGATGTATCCAGACTTGTCTCCATCAGGGGTAGGCGGTCTCCAATCCTCAACTAAAGCAATGGTACAAACACAATGGCCCGCCTTAGCCGAGCTGGATGCAAATATTTTACTCTCACATAATTTTTTCGAAGAAGAGAGATTTTCCTATCACGTCTTGTTGCCCGTCCAATTCCAATTGATGATGAAGCATTGGAGTACAAACCATGGATAAGAGAAAACAAGTCACCATGCTCATCAATCCATCATAGCTGAGTTTGCAGTGTACATTCAATGTGCTGGATATCAACAAACAATAATGAAACTATGAGAAGCCATGAGTGCGCACAATAAGCCTAGTTTGGTAGGGCTTCTTCACCGGCTTCTCCAATGGCCACTGGTGAAGCCCTACTAAATGGGTAAAAATAAAATAGCTTCACCTAAGAAACCCACATGAAGCCCTAAAACGGCTTGCACTATAGACGTGGAGCCAAAAAGAAGTGGCTTCACTggcttctttttccttttcaagTATTAAAGTCTAAAGAGCTATTGAAGCTATTTTACCTAATATTTTTTAAAATGGTTCCAGCTCCATTAGAGACCTGCTCTATCAAAGAAGTCACAGCTGGAGCCGTTTTGGTAGGAGCTGGAGGCCTACCAAATACCAAATGCGCCCTCATCTCGTTCTTTGAGCAGAAGAATATATGTATTATTTtcgaaaaaagaaagaaaaagaaattcgAGCACTGCTGTGTTTGCTCATTTTTGGCCCATGGGATGACTTTCGGGCCCAATAGCCCATTCCGGTGCCCTAGTGCACTTCCTTAAAACCTAGCTCCATCCCGTCCCCCACCCAATCCCCAGACGCAGCCGCCGCAAACCGGGAGAGCACGAGCAGCGACGCGAGGGGCGCCGTcacctgcgcctcctcctcccgacGCAGCCTCCTTCTCTTCCTCAGGTGCCGTTCCGGCCCCTCCTCGCTTGATCTGTGCTACCCGACAGTGGCGGATGCAGGATTGAGCTCGGGGGGCTctcctgttcttcttcctcctcccgcctccccttccctccttcttcctcctcaaatTTGTAGGAGGGGCTTAGGGGGGCTCCATGGGATTCCTGGGGGTAGGAGGTCCTTGAGCCCCCCATACCCACCGCTGGATCCGCCCCTGCTACCCGATGCTGTCGCGAACGGGATCGATGTTATCTTGTGTCGCCTCCTTGCGCTTGTGGCGATTTGGCGGTCTGGTGGTGACTGGGTTGTTGGTACTCGCATCACCGATTCCGTAGGGTTTGTGGGTTTTGCGTGCTCGGATGATTCGAGAATTTAATTCTTATGGTTGGATTTCATCTGGATCCGGATAGTTACGTAGATACTGTAGGTTGATTTGTTAACTATACTTGTGGATCGGATGTTTAGAGTGTAGGGTTGCTGTAATTCCTTTATATTTAGGAGGTTGCTGCTGTGTATCCGGCTCTGCAGTTGATGTTTATGTAGTTGCAACGTCCTTGTTTGATCTAGTTTCGGATCTGGTCTGTGAAATTGTTTTGTCTGCTGCCTTCAATTGTTTATTATATTATACTGCTTTTCAGATTCGGTGCTGATACTTGCTCGTTCTCTCTGTTTAGTATTTCTAACAACTGATTCATCTGGTGCAGCGGTTTAAGCTTCACACGCAGCCATGGGTAAGGAGAAGTCCCACATCAACATCGTGGTCATTGGCCACGTCGACTCCGGCAAGTCGACCACCACCGGCCACCTGATCTACAAGCTTGGAGGCATCGACAAGCGTGTGATCGAGAGGTTTGAGAAGGAGGCCGCTGAGATGAACAAGAGGTCCTTCAAGTACGCGTGGGTGCTTGACAAGCTCAAGGCTGAGCGTGAGAGAGGTATCACCATTGATATTGCCCTGTGGAAGTTCGAGACCACCAAGTACTACTGCACTGTCATTGATGCCCCTGGACACCGTGACTTCATCAAGAACATGATCACGGGTACCTCCCAGGCTGACTGTGCTGTCCTTATCATTGACTCCACCACTGGTGGTTTTGAGGCTGGTATCTCCAAGGATGGCCAGACCCGTGAGCATGCTCTCCTTGCTTTCACTCTTGGAGTGAAGCAGATGATCTGCTGCTGCAACAAGGTATAATCCCAGAAATTCCTGTCTTACTCTTATTCGTTATCCGAGATGCTCTTAAATATACATTTCTGCAGTCCAGCTTTATTTGTTTTGCATTCTGTGTGGTGAGGATACTCCTTTATGTTTCTATGACAATGCTAGTATAGTAAGTAGTATGTGAGTTGTCTTCTGAAAGCATAATAGTATGTGATAAGTGCCAATGCTTCTACTGATTCAAGGACAAGTGTTGCATTATTTAACTGTCTCATAAGATTGATCTTATTACTTAATGTGCTGCGTTTTAGTAATGGGATGTGTGACATACCTGATGAGGTCTTTATTTGTACTTGCTTTATATTTGATACTTGTTACAGGCTCACAGCCTGCAGATGCTAACTTGGATACGCACGTGATATATGATGATCTACCTATGTATAATTGGTTGTTACCGTTGAGATGCCACTTCAAACTACTTTATTTCCTAAAGAAGTGCAGTGTACTGTTACTTTTGATTAATCTGATGTTCTCGTGCATGTACTGTTTCCTTGCTGTTCATGCGATCTCTTACATTAAGCTAATACATGTTATGTTGCTATTTTGTTTGTAGATGGATGCCACCACTCCCAAGTACTCCAAGGCCCGTTATGATGAGATTGTTAAGGAAGTCTCCTCCTACCTGAAGAAGGTCGGCTACAACCCTGACAAGATCGCCTTCGTCCCCATCTCTGGTTTTGAGGGTGACAACATGATTGAGAGGTCCACCAACCTTGACTGGTACAAGGGCCCAACCCTGCTTGAGGCTCTTGACCAGATCAACGAGCCCAAGAGGCCTTCGGACAAGCCCCTGCGTCTCCCCCTTCAGGATGTGTACAAGATTGGTGGTATTGGAACTGTCCCCGTTGGCCGTGTTGAGACCGGTATCATCAAGCCTGGTATGGTTGTTACCTTTGGTCCCAGCGGTCTGACTACTGAGGTGAAGTCTGTGGAGATGCACCACGAGGCTCTCCAGGAGGCCCTTCCTGGTGACAATGTTGGCTTCAACGTGAAGAACGTTGCTGTGAAGGATCTGAAGCGTGGGTATGTGGCCTCCAACTCCAAGGATGACCCTGCCAAGGAGGCTGCCAGCTTCACCTCCCAGGTCATCATCATGAACCACCCTGGACAGATCGGCAACGGCTACGCCCCAGTGCTGGACTGCCACACCTCCCACATTGCCGTCAAGTTTGCTGAGCTCGTTACAAAGATCGACAGGCGATCTGGTAAGGAGCTTGAGAAGGAGCCCAAGTTCCTCAAGAATGGTGATGCTGGTATGGTTAAGATGGTTCCCACCAAGCCCATGGTGGTGGAGACCTTCTCTGAGTACCCTCCTCTTGGTCGTTTCGCTGTCCGAGACatgaggcaaacggttgctgtTGGAGTCATCAAGAGCGTCGAGAAG from Panicum hallii strain FIL2 chromosome 3, PHallii_v3.1, whole genome shotgun sequence encodes:
- the LOC112885959 gene encoding elongation factor 1-alpha; translated protein: MGKEKSHINIVVIGHVDSGKSTTTGHLIYKLGGIDKRVIERFEKEAAEMNKRSFKYAWVLDKLKAERERGITIDIALWKFETTKYYCTVIDAPGHRDFIKNMITGTSQADCAVLIIDSTTGGFEAGISKDGQTREHALLAFTLGVKQMICCCNKMDATTPKYSKARYDEIVKEVSSYLKKVGYNPDKIAFVPISGFEGDNMIERSTNLDWYKGPTLLEALDQINEPKRPSDKPLRLPLQDVYKIGGIGTVPVGRVETGIIKPGMVVTFGPSGLTTEVKSVEMHHEALQEALPGDNVGFNVKNVAVKDLKRGYVASNSKDDPAKEAASFTSQVIIMNHPGQIGNGYAPVLDCHTSHIAVKFAELVTKIDRRSGKELEKEPKFLKNGDAGMVKMVPTKPMVVETFSEYPPLGRFAVRDMRQTVAVGVIKSVEKKDPTGAKVTKAAAKKK